A portion of the Geitlerinema sp. PCC 9228 genome contains these proteins:
- a CDS encoding alpha/beta fold hydrolase has product MQTASSFPTQEFSGATWTWRDRSIYYVCAGEANETYPPLLMVHGFGASTDHWRHNMAQLQQDFQVWAIDLLGFGRSDKPDLQYSGDLWRDQLYDFIREKIGRPVVLLGNSLGGYVSLCVAAQKPEAAAGIILFNSAGPFSPSTPAKPEPRGMRRLYTKTMRSLLRQDWVSFLIFQYTRRKSVIRKTLEKVYLDKTAVTDRLVEDIYRPSCDRGAAKVFASVFRTPRGTPVDELLVQLGCPLYTIWGEGDPWMNTRDRGAQFRRFYPQLRETYLQAGHCPHDEVPQQVNQLVRSWVQNHIPLSP; this is encoded by the coding sequence ATGCAAACCGCTTCTAGTTTCCCAACCCAAGAATTTTCCGGCGCTACGTGGACGTGGCGCGATCGCTCCATTTACTACGTTTGTGCTGGCGAAGCCAACGAAACCTATCCTCCCCTACTCATGGTGCATGGATTCGGTGCTTCCACGGACCACTGGCGTCACAACATGGCTCAATTGCAACAGGACTTTCAAGTTTGGGCCATCGACTTGCTGGGATTCGGCCGTTCCGACAAGCCAGATTTACAGTACAGCGGCGATCTGTGGCGCGACCAACTATACGATTTTATCCGCGAAAAAATTGGCCGTCCCGTCGTCTTATTGGGAAATTCCCTAGGAGGATACGTTTCCCTATGCGTCGCCGCTCAAAAACCGGAAGCGGCAGCGGGAATTATTTTATTCAACAGTGCCGGTCCGTTTTCTCCTTCCACCCCTGCCAAACCAGAACCCCGGGGAATGCGCCGCCTGTATACCAAAACCATGCGATCGCTGCTGCGGCAAGATTGGGTCAGCTTTTTGATTTTCCAGTATACCCGCCGCAAATCCGTTATCCGCAAAACCCTAGAAAAAGTCTACCTAGACAAAACCGCCGTTACCGATCGCTTGGTAGAAGATATCTACCGACCTTCCTGCGATCGCGGCGCAGCCAAAGTCTTCGCCTCCGTGTTCCGAACCCCCCGAGGAACGCCAGTAGATGAATTGTTAGTCCAACTCGGCTGTCCTTTGTATACCATTTGGGGAGAAGGCGATCCCTGGATGAATACCCGCGATCGCGGCGCGCAATTTCGCCGTTTTTATCCCCAACTGAGGGAAACCTACCTGCAAGCCGGTCATTGTCCCCACGACGAAGTTCCCCAACAAGTCAACCAACTGGTACGTTCCTGGGTACAAAACCACATTCCCCTTTCTCCCTAA
- a CDS encoding (2Fe-2S) ferredoxin domain-containing protein, protein MTESPTPSNRNLRRVIVCQNDDCCRNGSQETLKAFQEAANLPDDVTVETSGCMGQCSIGPTVRILPDEVWYYRVSSEDVQQIVHRHLQGGEEVEEKLNPRIHMRFPI, encoded by the coding sequence ATGACAGAGTCGCCAACCCCATCCAATCGAAACCTCCGCCGCGTTATTGTTTGTCAAAATGACGATTGCTGCCGCAACGGTTCCCAGGAAACCCTCAAGGCGTTCCAAGAAGCAGCGAATTTACCAGACGACGTTACGGTGGAAACCAGTGGCTGTATGGGACAGTGCAGCATTGGTCCTACCGTACGCATCCTTCCCGATGAGGTTTGGTACTATCGGGTGAGTTCTGAAGACGTACAGCAAATTGTCCATCGCCACTTGCAGGGTGGCGAAGAGGTGGAGGAGAAATTAAACCCGCGCATCCACATGCGTTTTCCCATTTAG
- a CDS encoding CBS domain-containing protein, whose amino-acid sequence MSKTVADIMTRDPLYISPEAPLREAIKLLAEHHISGLPVVNQKGKLVGVIADTDIMWQETGVVLPPYVVLLDSVIYLQNPAHYQEEIHKALGQTVEEVMSKHPITTTPNKSLKDVAKTMLEKDIHRLPVVDEQGKLAGILTRGDIVREMASNLD is encoded by the coding sequence ATGTCCAAAACTGTCGCCGACATTATGACCCGCGACCCGCTGTACATATCGCCAGAAGCTCCTCTGAGAGAAGCCATCAAGCTTTTGGCAGAGCATCACATCAGTGGTCTTCCCGTCGTCAACCAAAAAGGGAAGTTGGTTGGCGTCATTGCCGATACCGATATCATGTGGCAGGAAACTGGGGTCGTACTACCTCCTTATGTGGTTTTGCTGGACAGCGTGATTTACTTACAAAATCCGGCCCACTATCAAGAGGAGATCCACAAAGCCTTGGGTCAAACCGTAGAAGAGGTTATGAGCAAGCATCCAATTACCACTACCCCGAACAAATCCCTCAAAGATGTCGCCAAAACTATGTTGGAAAAAGATATCCATCGCTTGCCGGTGGTTGACGAACAGGGAAAATTAGCGGGAATTTTGACCAGAGGGGATATTGTGCGCGAAATGGCCTCCAATTTGGATTGA